Proteins co-encoded in one Acidobacteriota bacterium genomic window:
- a CDS encoding discoidin domain-containing protein gives MVAPHEFDLGKLEPGKHRLTVRVDTTMIMPYRPDAHSVSDSLGMSWNGIVGKMELRATKKVWIEDVQIYEVYRNPGLYDDADSPFSNIKVKVKIKNSTGKPGTGYLSLNGRSQFVVWSPDGSEIDLHITIPKTQRWDEFNPKLHKLLLTLKGEDADESREISYGVRTIKAVGKEFQLNGRRIYLRGTHHGGDFPLTGYPPTDVAYWRKIFQINKDWGINHVRFHSFCPPEAAFQAADELGIYLQPEPGMWNEVSPGTPMEKMLYEETEAMIKAYGNHPSFLLFSPGNEPKGRWKEAFDKWITHYRLADPRRIYTNGTGHTEPSVPGLAEGTDYLAMQRIGQKMLRGNTAWFGKDYGASLEDINVPVVSHELGQWVAYPDYSIIKKFTGYMRPGNYEIFRDSLAAKGLLAKNNDFAYASGRYQLECYKEEIEANLRTPGMDGYQLLDLHDYLGQGTALVGILDAFWEEKGYATAKEFRRFNNETVPLARFAKRVYTNDETITADVEIAHFGKAPIAKASPYWRITDSMGKVIATGDLPSLAIPIGKNIPLGKINFDPSKITEPKNLKVTVGLKGTTIENDWDLWVYPAKRSNTAVSGILITHDWAEAEASLEKGGKVLYMPRKADLDWTSPPLDWVPVFWNRLMNPAWGRMLGLWIDKAHPALAGFPTESYFDWQWSGIVNGSRAMNLDKLPKELQPIVQPIDDWNRNYKLGLVFEAKVGSGKLLVATPDLENSLSQRIAARQLRRSLLDYMATAKFDPKVAVTAANFREVFFDTRIMKRLAASTADVASGPNPASSVIDGDPNTFWLAGDPRGAARQDQSLQIRFLRPIQFSGLVVMPRQNGREHEGDVREYLIQISDDGTNWRDVKRDSLVSTFNPQRIDLGQNVTAKFIKFTSLSGFGSDKISAIAELAVIYTGPKLPDDNIDTQYTRLRSASPDIDEGNPSQNRLR, from the coding sequence TTGGTCGCCCCGCATGAATTCGATCTCGGCAAGCTCGAACCTGGCAAACACCGCCTGACCGTCCGCGTCGACACCACGATGATCATGCCGTATCGGCCCGACGCTCATTCGGTTTCCGATTCGCTCGGGATGAGTTGGAACGGGATCGTCGGGAAGATGGAACTGCGGGCGACGAAAAAGGTATGGATAGAAGATGTGCAAATTTATGAGGTTTATCGAAACCCAGGGCTCTACGATGATGCAGATTCGCCGTTTTCAAACATAAAAGTCAAAGTAAAGATCAAGAACTCTACCGGAAAGCCTGGCACCGGGTATCTTTCCTTGAATGGTCGTTCACAGTTTGTCGTATGGAGCCCTGATGGTTCTGAGATTGATCTGCATATCACCATCCCGAAAACTCAGCGGTGGGACGAATTCAATCCCAAACTTCATAAGCTTTTGTTGACGCTAAAAGGTGAAGATGCTGACGAAAGTCGTGAGATCTCTTATGGCGTTCGAACAATCAAAGCCGTCGGCAAAGAATTCCAACTCAACGGCCGCCGCATCTATCTTCGCGGAACGCATCACGGCGGTGATTTTCCGTTGACAGGTTATCCACCGACCGATGTCGCATATTGGCGAAAGATCTTTCAGATCAACAAAGATTGGGGCATCAACCACGTTCGGTTCCACTCGTTCTGTCCACCCGAGGCAGCGTTTCAGGCGGCGGACGAACTCGGCATCTATCTCCAGCCCGAGCCTGGCATGTGGAACGAGGTTTCGCCCGGAACGCCGATGGAGAAGATGCTCTACGAAGAAACCGAAGCGATGATCAAAGCCTACGGCAATCATCCGTCGTTCCTCCTATTTTCGCCCGGCAACGAGCCAAAAGGCCGTTGGAAAGAGGCTTTCGACAAATGGATCACCCATTATCGCCTCGCCGACCCGCGTCGCATTTACACGAACGGCACCGGCCACACCGAACCGTCAGTTCCCGGCCTCGCCGAGGGAACTGACTATCTCGCCATGCAGCGTATCGGCCAGAAAATGCTGCGTGGAAACACCGCGTGGTTCGGCAAAGACTACGGAGCCTCGCTCGAAGACATCAACGTCCCCGTCGTCTCGCACGAACTCGGCCAGTGGGTCGCGTATCCCGATTACAGCATAATCAAAAAATTCACCGGCTACATGCGGCCCGGGAATTACGAAATATTCCGCGATTCCCTCGCCGCCAAAGGCCTGCTCGCAAAAAATAATGACTTCGCCTACGCCTCGGGCCGCTATCAGCTCGAATGCTACAAAGAAGAGATCGAGGCCAACCTGCGAACGCCGGGAATGGACGGTTATCAATTGCTTGACCTCCACGATTACCTTGGCCAGGGCACGGCACTCGTCGGAATTCTCGATGCTTTCTGGGAAGAAAAAGGCTATGCAACGGCTAAAGAATTTCGACGGTTCAACAACGAGACCGTTCCGCTCGCCCGATTCGCAAAACGCGTCTATACGAATGACGAGACGATAACCGCAGATGTCGAGATAGCCCATTTTGGCAAGGCTCCAATAGCAAAAGCGTCTCCGTATTGGCGTATAACCGATTCGATGGGAAAGGTCATCGCAACCGGCGATCTGCCGTCGCTCGCGATCCCGATCGGCAAGAATATTCCGCTCGGCAAGATCAACTTTGACCCGTCAAAGATAACGGAACCGAAAAACCTCAAAGTTACCGTTGGCCTCAAGGGCACTACCATTGAGAACGATTGGGATCTGTGGGTCTATCCGGCAAAGCGTTCGAACACCGCTGTCAGCGGGATCCTCATAACACACGACTGGGCCGAGGCCGAAGCGAGTCTCGAAAAAGGCGGCAAGGTTCTCTACATGCCGCGAAAGGCAGATCTAGACTGGACCAGCCCGCCGCTCGATTGGGTTCCCGTTTTCTGGAATCGTTTGATGAATCCGGCGTGGGGACGAATGCTCGGCCTTTGGATCGACAAGGCTCACCCTGCTCTCGCCGGGTTTCCGACGGAATCGTATTTCGACTGGCAATGGTCGGGAATCGTGAACGGCTCTCGAGCAATGAACCTCGACAAGCTGCCCAAAGAGCTGCAGCCGATCGTCCAGCCGATCGACGACTGGAACCGTAATTACAAACTCGGCCTTGTCTTCGAAGCAAAGGTCGGCAGCGGCAAACTGCTGGTCGCCACACCCGATCTCGAAAATTCCCTGTCCCAGCGAATTGCGGCAAGGCAACTTCGGCGGTCGCTGCTCGATTACATGGCGACAGCGAAATTCGATCCCAAAGTTGCGGTCACGGCGGCGAATTTCCGCGAGGTTTTCTTCGATACCAGGATCATGAAGAGGCTCGCAGCGTCCACCGCCGATGTCGCGTCCGGCCCGAATCCAGCTTCGTCCGTGATCGATGGTGACCCGAACACATTCTGGCTGGCTGGCGATCCGCGCGGTGCGGCACGACAGGATCAGAGTTTACAGATCCGATTTCTACGCCCGATCCAATTCTCCGGCTTAGTTGTCATGCCGCGTCAGAATGGACGTGAGCATGAGGGCGATGTTCGTGAATACCTGATCCAGATCAGCGATGATGGCACAAACTGGCGCGACGTAAAACGCGACTCGCTCGTTTCAACATTTAACCCGCAACGCATAGATCTCGGACAAAACGTTACGGCTAAGTTCATCAAATTTACATCGCTCTCGGGCTTCGGCTCGGACAAAATTTCAGCGATCGCCGAACTCGCCGTCATATACACCGGCCCAAAACTGCCGGATGACAACATCGACACGCAATACACACGGTTAAGATCTGCCTCGCCCGACATCGACGAAGGCAATCCAAGTCAGAACCGCCTGCGTTAG
- a CDS encoding BNR repeat-containing protein, which translates to MIFCSSKLRIAAFTLLLASGISAQIRLVPVAEGWAKNQVNAVIFRKNSVTSFKDQQYVAFYNGSSQIVLAKRRHGSMKWQLRTTKFTANTADAHNSISIAVDGKGFLHLAWGNHNTQLNYARSVESGSLEMGDKTAMVGRTEEKATYPEFYSMPNGDLLFFYRDGASGNGDLVLDRYDLRSGRWSRIQDDLVDGERKRNAYPQIAVDTRGTIHMSWAWRESPDVATNHDLCYARSGDGGKTWTKSSGEKYQIPITASTAEYVWQIPQKSELINQTSMAVDADGNPYIATYWRSADSAIPQYRLVYFDGKKWMSSQVSNRTTPFSLSGGGTKRIPISRPQVVVDDLKGKRRVIVIFRDAERGSRVSAAISDDLNSGKWRIVDLSNSDVGMWEPSFDLELWQKKKHLNIFVQNVGQGDGEKLEDLAPQMISILEWTP; encoded by the coding sequence ATGATATTTTGTTCGTCAAAACTTAGAATTGCCGCCTTTACGCTTCTGCTCGCGAGCGGTATTTCCGCGCAGATCCGCTTGGTTCCCGTTGCGGAAGGATGGGCAAAAAATCAGGTTAACGCGGTCATTTTTCGCAAGAATTCGGTGACGAGTTTTAAGGATCAGCAGTACGTCGCCTTTTACAACGGATCATCCCAGATCGTACTCGCAAAACGCCGCCATGGCTCAATGAAATGGCAGCTGCGTACGACGAAATTCACGGCAAATACGGCCGACGCCCACAATTCGATCAGTATCGCGGTCGACGGTAAAGGCTTTCTGCATCTCGCCTGGGGCAATCACAACACGCAGTTAAATTACGCTCGCAGTGTAGAGTCAGGCTCGCTCGAAATGGGCGATAAGACCGCGATGGTTGGCCGGACCGAAGAAAAGGCTACGTATCCCGAGTTCTACTCGATGCCAAACGGCGATCTGCTTTTCTTTTACCGCGACGGTGCATCAGGTAACGGCGATCTCGTACTAGACCGGTACGATCTCAGATCAGGAAGATGGAGCCGGATCCAGGACGATCTGGTTGACGGTGAGCGAAAACGGAATGCGTATCCGCAGATAGCCGTCGATACAAGAGGCACGATCCACATGTCTTGGGCCTGGCGCGAGTCGCCGGATGTCGCCACCAATCACGACCTCTGTTATGCACGGTCAGGCGACGGCGGAAAGACATGGACAAAGTCCTCTGGCGAAAAATATCAGATCCCGATAACGGCCTCAACCGCCGAGTACGTCTGGCAAATTCCGCAAAAGAGCGAGCTTATAAACCAGACCTCGATGGCCGTCGATGCCGATGGAAATCCATACATCGCGACCTATTGGCGGTCGGCTGATTCGGCAATTCCGCAATATCGCCTCGTCTATTTCGACGGTAAAAAGTGGATGTCGTCACAGGTCTCAAACCGCACGACGCCGTTCTCGCTCAGCGGCGGAGGTACAAAAAGAATTCCGATATCGCGTCCGCAGGTCGTCGTGGATGATCTAAAAGGCAAGCGGAGAGTCATCGTCATTTTTCGCGACGCCGAACGCGGCAGCCGCGTTTCAGCAGCGATAAGCGACGATCTTAATTCCGGTAAATGGCGGATCGTCGATCTGAGCAATTCAGACGTCGGTATGTGGGAACCGTCATTTGACCTTGAACTTTGGCAAAAGAAAAAACATCTAAATATTTTTGTTCAGAATGTGGGACAAGGCGACGGCGAAAAGCTGGAAGACCTTGCCCCGCAAATGATCTCGATTCTTGAGTGGACGCCGTAA
- a CDS encoding DUF4982 domain-containing protein codes for MRRISRYLILVLTVTITFSLLAAAQKIPRAKYNFNSNWKLFVGDPVGAEKADFDDSAWKNVTTPRPWNEDEAFRKDIKDLPTGIAWYRKHFKLPAGSNGKKVFLEFEGIRFGGEFFLNGKSIGRSDNGVMAFGFDITDALVAGENVLAARIDNAWDYREKATNSTFQWNDKNFNANYGGINKNVWLHMTDRLYQTLPLYSNLQTTGVYIYAGDIDVAKRTAFIAVETQVKNEYPVGKNVVYEVIIQDAEGKVVKKTADSRYRISGGETKKLGVYPRLNGLNFWSWGYGYLYTVTTNLRVDGKLVDSVKTRTGFRKTEFANGMFKLNDRTLQVRGYAQRTSNEWPALGNSVPPWLSDHSNRLMVESNANLVRWMHITPWKQDVESCDRVGLMQAMPAGDAEKDVEGRRWEQRKEVMRDAIIYNRNNPSIIFYESGNESISEPHMAEMKAIRDQYDPHGGRAIGSREMLDSKIAEYGGEMLYINKSAKHPMWATEYSRDEGLRKYWDNYSPPYHKDGDGPLYNNADASVYNRNQDSHAIENVVRWFDYWEARPGTGKRVSSGGVNIIFSDTNTHHRGAENYRRSGEVDAMRIPKDGYFAHRVMWDGWVGVEKPRTYVIGHWNYKDGVKKNIYVVSSSEKVELFINGKSQGLGEQSSRFLFTFKNIAWQPGEIKAVSYDAAGKSVSQDIKRTAGEPFTVRLTQIKSPNGLIADGSDVALFEVEVVDKQGNRCPTALNTIDFTLTGEAEWRGGIAQGPDNYILAKSLPVEGGVNRVLIRSTTKAGRISLKATSGDLGPAEIQLASKPFIATNGISSVFASDGLPSYLDRGPTPIGESYKMLRRTLDVASVTAGSENEKAKNSLDDNELTDWISDGKKEKAWIAYEFAKPETIDQAVLKLVGWRTQSYPIKITVDGKVVYTGTTLRSLGYVTIGFPPTVGRSLKIELSGEASNRDAFGNIIEIGGTPDANSAAAKGGATKLGIVEAEFYETVGRGFAR; via the coding sequence ATGCGAAGAATTTCACGCTATTTGATCCTTGTTCTGACGGTTACGATCACGTTCTCTTTACTAGCGGCCGCGCAAAAGATTCCGCGTGCTAAGTACAACTTCAATTCCAATTGGAAGCTCTTCGTCGGCGATCCTGTGGGTGCCGAAAAAGCGGATTTTGACGATTCGGCCTGGAAGAATGTGACGACGCCGCGGCCGTGGAATGAGGACGAAGCCTTTCGCAAAGATATCAAGGATCTGCCGACGGGCATCGCGTGGTACCGCAAGCACTTTAAACTTCCGGCCGGCAGCAACGGCAAGAAGGTCTTTCTCGAGTTCGAAGGCATCCGCTTCGGCGGCGAGTTTTTCCTGAACGGTAAGTCCATCGGCCGCAGCGATAACGGCGTGATGGCGTTTGGGTTTGATATAACCGACGCACTCGTTGCCGGTGAAAACGTCCTCGCGGCTCGCATCGACAATGCCTGGGACTATCGCGAAAAGGCAACCAACAGTACTTTTCAGTGGAACGACAAGAACTTTAACGCCAATTACGGCGGCATCAATAAGAACGTCTGGCTGCACATGACTGACCGGCTTTATCAAACCTTGCCGCTCTATTCGAATCTGCAAACGACCGGCGTTTACATTTATGCGGGAGATATTGACGTTGCAAAACGTACCGCTTTCATCGCTGTCGAAACTCAAGTCAAGAATGAGTATCCGGTAGGAAAAAATGTCGTCTATGAGGTCATAATCCAGGACGCCGAAGGAAAGGTCGTAAAAAAAACCGCCGACAGTCGGTACAGAATTTCGGGAGGCGAAACGAAAAAGCTTGGCGTGTATCCCCGACTTAACGGTTTGAATTTTTGGAGCTGGGGCTACGGTTACCTGTACACCGTAACTACAAATCTCAGAGTCGATGGCAAATTGGTAGATTCCGTAAAAACGCGAACGGGTTTCCGCAAAACTGAGTTTGCGAACGGAATGTTCAAGCTAAATGACCGGACGTTACAGGTCAGGGGCTACGCGCAGCGTACCTCGAACGAATGGCCCGCTCTTGGTAATTCAGTACCGCCGTGGCTATCCGATCACAGCAACCGTTTGATGGTCGAGTCGAACGCGAACCTCGTGCGCTGGATGCATATCACGCCTTGGAAACAGGACGTCGAATCGTGCGACCGCGTCGGCCTGATGCAGGCGATGCCCGCCGGCGATGCCGAAAAGGATGTCGAAGGCCGGCGTTGGGAGCAGCGAAAAGAGGTCATGCGTGACGCGATCATATACAACCGCAACAACCCAAGCATAATCTTCTACGAATCCGGCAACGAGAGTATTTCCGAGCCGCACATGGCCGAGATGAAGGCCATTCGCGACCAGTATGACCCGCACGGCGGACGTGCGATCGGTTCGCGTGAGATGCTCGACAGCAAGATCGCCGAATACGGCGGTGAGATGCTTTATATTAATAAAAGTGCGAAACATCCGATGTGGGCAACTGAGTATTCGCGTGATGAGGGTTTACGTAAATACTGGGATAATTATTCCCCTCCGTACCACAAAGACGGCGACGGCCCGCTCTACAATAACGCCGACGCAAGCGTTTACAACCGCAATCAGGACAGCCACGCGATCGAGAATGTCGTTCGATGGTTCGATTATTGGGAAGCCCGTCCGGGCACCGGAAAACGGGTTAGCTCGGGTGGTGTGAACATCATTTTCTCCGACACGAACACCCACCATCGCGGAGCCGAAAACTACCGCCGTAGCGGCGAGGTCGATGCGATGCGGATCCCGAAAGACGGCTATTTCGCCCACCGCGTGATGTGGGACGGCTGGGTCGGCGTCGAAAAACCCCGAACGTATGTCATCGGCCACTGGAATTATAAAGACGGCGTTAAGAAAAACATCTATGTTGTCTCAAGCTCCGAAAAGGTCGAGCTTTTCATCAACGGAAAGTCGCAGGGATTAGGCGAGCAGTCGAGCCGCTTTCTGTTCACGTTCAAGAATATCGCGTGGCAGCCGGGCGAGATAAAAGCCGTCAGCTACGACGCAGCAGGAAAGTCAGTCTCACAAGACATCAAACGAACCGCCGGCGAACCTTTTACTGTTCGCCTCACGCAGATCAAATCGCCGAACGGCTTGATCGCTGACGGTTCGGACGTCGCACTTTTTGAGGTCGAGGTCGTCGATAAGCAAGGCAATCGCTGCCCGACGGCGTTGAATACGATCGATTTCACGCTCACCGGCGAAGCCGAATGGCGCGGCGGCATCGCTCAAGGGCCAGACAATTACATTCTCGCCAAAAGCCTGCCCGTCGAGGGCGGCGTGAATCGGGTTCTGATCCGATCGACAACGAAAGCAGGCAGGATCAGCCTAAAAGCAACTTCCGGCGATCTCGGCCCGGCGGAGATACAGTTGGCGTCAAAACCGTTTATCGCGACAAATGGTATCTCTAGTGTCTTCGCTTCCGACGGCTTGCCGTCTTATCTCGATCGCGGCCCGACGCCGATTGGCGAATCATACAAGATGCTCCGCCGCACACTCGACGTCGCGAGTGTGACCGCTGGATCTGAGAATGAAAAGGCCAAAAACAGCCTCGACGACAACGAACTCACCGATTGGATAAGCGACGGCAAAAAGGAAAAGGCCTGGATCGCGTACGAATTTGCCAAGCCCGAAACGATCGACCAGGCCGTGCTCAAACTCGTCGGCTGGCGAACGCAAAGTTATCCGATCAAGATAACCGTTGATGGAAAGGTCGTTTACACCGGCACAACGCTGCGTTCGCTCGGATATGTAACGATCGGCTTTCCGCCAACCGTTGGCAGGTCGCTCAAGATCGAGCTATCCGGTGAAGCCAGCAATCGTGATGCGTTCGGCAATATCATCGAGATCGGCGGAACCCCGGATGCGAATTCAGCCGCCGCCAAAGGCGGAGCAACAAAACTCGGCATCGTCGAAGCGGAATTTTATGAGACCGTTGGGCGTGGCTTCGCAAGGTGA
- a CDS encoding glycosyl hydrolase 115 family protein, with translation MEQRLTTIMSLNHPLTQVVLTIVLAAISVSSQNLAIKSEYKKGDLKLVHNGVAANIIVAPEDFRVVQIAADDFAADIERVTGKKPSFSTQKTANAVIIGTLGKNLLIDGLAKQGKIDVSQIRGKWESFIIATVRNPSPNIENALFIIGSDRRGTAFGVYEMSQMIGVSPWYWWADATPEHKDNLIISPGKKIGSEPSVKYRGIFLNDEDWGLQPWAAKTFEPESGDIGPKTYTKIFELLLRLKANTLWPAMHEVTRAFNSFRENPKVADDYAIVMGSSHAEPMLRSNTTEWKADKNDFNFVSNPQGVTAYWEERVRENGKFENIYTIGMRGIHDSPLIGTRSQAERIPLLETIFGVQRGLMAKHTGKPAETIPQIFCPYKEVLADYRAGLKVPDDVTIVFPDDNFGYIRQFPNAAERKRKGGFGVYYHISYLGRPLSYLWLNTTPPAQIWQEMSKAYENGMRDLWIVNVGDIKPGEIGMEFFLQMAYDAKRWNVDNQHLYLGEWATREFGAKDASEIAALMERYYQLGSQRKPEHLQWFLPTETPKKSDLTEEEALERLDAYADLRTKAESISKRLPDAKKDAFFELALYPIHSAALANERFFAAELAASYKEKWPATAHHLAKRSIDADAEITRETKYFNETLLGGKWRHMVSPEMGKGQWPSMRSTPPKVSLADFPAGGAGKPIPVEGPGAIPINSSNASAFFGEFQGSVSIEAENFQSKTDRKGFSWRIINGLGKTGDSVSIFPNSGHTFSELRRDSPSLEYDIAVGGGEYSVEFYLIPTQPLTTGNGLRLALSIDGGEPQIVVIDKETEVSSRKWTQNILDQTTRGRARITIPAGEHKLRIFAVDAGVVLDKIVIFDTEPPLSYFGPKETRFMRSRK, from the coding sequence ATGGAACAAAGACTCACCACAATAATGTCCCTCAACCACCCGCTAACGCAGGTGGTTCTGACAATTGTGCTCGCGGCGATCTCCGTCTCTTCCCAAAATCTAGCGATAAAATCCGAATATAAAAAAGGAGATCTCAAACTCGTTCATAATGGGGTAGCCGCAAACATTATCGTCGCTCCCGAGGATTTCAGGGTCGTCCAGATCGCCGCCGATGATTTCGCTGCCGATATCGAACGCGTCACTGGCAAAAAACCAAGCTTTTCAACTCAAAAGACAGCGAATGCGGTCATCATAGGAACTCTCGGGAAAAACCTACTGATCGACGGTCTGGCTAAACAAGGCAAGATCGACGTCTCGCAGATTCGCGGAAAGTGGGAGAGCTTCATCATCGCGACGGTCAGGAATCCGAGCCCAAACATTGAAAACGCCCTATTTATCATCGGTAGCGACCGACGCGGAACGGCGTTCGGCGTTTACGAAATGTCACAGATGATCGGCGTTTCGCCGTGGTATTGGTGGGCGGACGCGACGCCGGAACATAAAGATAATCTCATTATCTCCCCTGGCAAAAAGATCGGCAGCGAGCCTTCGGTAAAATATCGCGGCATCTTTCTCAACGACGAAGATTGGGGCCTGCAGCCGTGGGCGGCGAAGACCTTTGAGCCGGAAAGCGGGGATATCGGGCCGAAAACCTACACGAAGATCTTCGAACTTTTGTTAAGACTGAAAGCAAACACGCTCTGGCCCGCGATGCACGAGGTGACGCGGGCATTTAATAGTTTCCGTGAAAATCCGAAGGTCGCTGACGATTACGCGATCGTTATGGGTTCGTCACATGCCGAACCGATGCTGCGGAGCAACACGACCGAGTGGAAGGCAGACAAGAACGATTTCAATTTTGTTTCGAATCCGCAAGGCGTGACGGCGTATTGGGAAGAACGTGTTCGCGAGAACGGCAAGTTTGAAAATATCTACACGATCGGAATGCGCGGTATCCACGACAGCCCTTTGATCGGCACAAGATCGCAGGCCGAACGCATCCCGCTGCTTGAAACGATATTCGGCGTCCAACGCGGCCTGATGGCAAAGCACACGGGAAAACCGGCGGAAACGATCCCGCAAATATTCTGCCCGTATAAAGAGGTTCTTGCCGATTACCGCGCCGGATTGAAAGTTCCCGATGACGTGACCATCGTCTTCCCGGACGACAATTTCGGCTACATCCGCCAATTCCCAAACGCTGCGGAACGCAAACGAAAAGGCGGTTTCGGCGTCTACTATCACATCTCTTATCTTGGCCGCCCGCTCTCGTACCTCTGGCTAAACACCACGCCCCCGGCCCAAATATGGCAGGAAATGTCGAAAGCCTATGAGAACGGTATGCGAGACCTCTGGATCGTCAATGTCGGCGACATCAAGCCAGGCGAGATCGGCATGGAATTCTTCCTGCAAATGGCGTATGATGCCAAGCGTTGGAACGTAGACAACCAACATCTTTATCTGGGCGAATGGGCAACGCGCGAATTTGGTGCGAAGGATGCAAGCGAGATCGCGGCTCTGATGGAGCGATATTATCAGCTCGGATCTCAACGTAAACCTGAACATTTGCAGTGGTTTCTCCCAACCGAAACACCAAAGAAAAGTGACCTGACCGAGGAAGAGGCTCTCGAACGCCTCGACGCATACGCCGATCTGAGAACGAAGGCCGAGTCTATCTCGAAACGTTTGCCGGATGCGAAAAAAGACGCGTTTTTCGAATTGGCCCTGTATCCGATTCACTCCGCAGCCCTCGCAAACGAGCGGTTCTTCGCCGCAGAGCTTGCCGCTTCCTACAAAGAAAAGTGGCCCGCGACCGCACATCATCTCGCAAAACGCTCGATCGATGCCGATGCTGAGATCACTCGCGAAACAAAATATTTTAATGAAACCCTCCTCGGTGGAAAGTGGCGGCATATGGTTTCACCTGAAATGGGTAAAGGCCAATGGCCAAGCATGCGAAGCACGCCGCCGAAGGTTTCGCTCGCTGATTTTCCCGCGGGCGGAGCAGGCAAGCCAATTCCAGTCGAAGGCCCTGGCGCGATACCAATCAACTCTTCGAACGCCAGTGCTTTTTTCGGCGAGTTCCAGGGCTCCGTCTCGATCGAGGCTGAGAATTTTCAAAGTAAAACTGATAGAAAAGGTTTTAGCTGGCGGATCATCAACGGTCTCGGGAAAACCGGCGATTCCGTATCTATTTTCCCAAATTCAGGTCATACGTTTTCCGAACTACGACGCGATTCGCCATCACTCGAATACGACATCGCGGTCGGTGGCGGTGAGTACTCCGTCGAATTTTACTTGATCCCAACGCAGCCGCTCACGACCGGAAACGGCCTTCGACTTGCCCTCTCGATCGACGGCGGAGAGCCTCAGATCGTAGTCATTGATAAGGAAACCGAGGTTTCATCACGTAAATGGACCCAAAACATTCTAGATCAAACGACTCGTGGGAGGGCTCGTATCACGATCCCCGCGGGTGAGCATAAATTGCGGATCTTCGCGGTTGATGCGGGCGTCGTTTTGGACAAAATAGTGATATTCGATACCGAACCGCCTCTTTCATACTTTGGCCCAAAGGAAACGCGGTTCATGCGAAGCAGGAAATGA
- a CDS encoding rhamnogalacturonan acetylesterase has translation MKYLTLLILILLAAFAANAQSVRKFDFGASTAVAGSSMVSANDTYSREKGFGFEPDANVICSSGTCSSEKPFYFSAKVPEGNYRITVRFGHSQFATSPVVKAELRRLMLDGITTQPGKFVTRSFTVNVRTPQIATGGQVKLKDREKTSEQWAWDEKLTLEFNGTQPSIASILIEQVNIPTVFLLGDSTVCDQPGEPYASWGQMITAFFGSNIAVANHAESGESLRSSFGAKRLDKVVSLIKPGDFLLIQYGHNDMKEKGEGVGAFTTYKASLRQFSQAAKAKGATVILISPMHRRTFDPSGKFITNSHGDYPEAVRQAAKEENVAFIDLNAKSKDLYEAFGKDGSGVLFKEGDGTHHNNYGSYQLAKIIVQSIRDQKLPLVKFLIKDLPKYDPKKPDDLKTVTIPASPAITDLKPLGN, from the coding sequence ATGAAGTACCTTACCTTACTGATCCTGATATTGCTCGCTGCTTTTGCCGCGAATGCTCAATCCGTTCGCAAGTTCGATTTCGGCGCCTCGACGGCTGTCGCAGGCTCGTCAATGGTTTCTGCGAACGATACGTATTCACGGGAAAAAGGCTTCGGCTTTGAGCCTGATGCGAACGTGATCTGTTCGTCGGGAACATGCTCATCGGAGAAACCATTCTACTTTTCCGCCAAGGTTCCGGAGGGCAACTATCGCATAACGGTTCGCTTTGGACACAGCCAATTTGCGACCTCGCCCGTGGTCAAAGCCGAACTTCGCCGACTAATGCTTGACGGTATTACAACGCAGCCAGGAAAATTCGTGACGAGATCATTCACCGTTAATGTCCGCACGCCGCAGATCGCGACCGGCGGCCAGGTGAAATTGAAAGATAGGGAAAAAACCAGTGAGCAGTGGGCGTGGGATGAAAAACTCACCCTGGAGTTCAACGGAACACAGCCAAGCATTGCCTCGATTTTGATCGAACAGGTCAACATTCCGACCGTGTTCCTGCTCGGCGATTCGACGGTTTGCGATCAACCCGGCGAGCCTTACGCGAGTTGGGGACAGATGATCACGGCGTTTTTTGGATCGAATATCGCAGTCGCCAACCACGCTGAATCGGGCGAATCGCTCCGCAGTTCATTCGGTGCTAAACGCCTTGATAAGGTCGTCAGCCTCATCAAGCCCGGCGATTTTCTGCTCATTCAATATGGGCACAACGATATGAAAGAAAAGGGCGAGGGCGTCGGAGCATTTACGACCTACAAAGCGAGTCTTCGCCAGTTTTCGCAGGCGGCAAAGGCAAAAGGAGCGACCGTCATTCTGATAAGCCCGATGCACCGCCGCACATTCGACCCGAGCGGCAAATTTATTACAAATTCGCACGGCGATTACCCCGAAGCGGTCCGGCAGGCGGCGAAGGAAGAAAACGTTGCATTCATTGATCTAAATGCGAAAAGCAAAGATCTGTACGAAGCCTTTGGCAAAGACGGCTCGGGCGTTCTGTTTAAGGAGGGCGACGGCACGCATCACAACAATTACGGCAGCTATCAGCTCGCCAAGATCATAGTCCAGTCGATCCGCGATCAAAAACTGCCGCTCGTAAAATTCCTGATCAAAGATCTGCCAAAATACGACCCGAAAAAACCGGATGATCTGAAGACAGTTACGATACCCGCAAGCCCGGCGATCACGGACTTGAAACCGCTCGGAAACTAG